The following proteins are co-located in the Pseudomonas synxantha genome:
- a CDS encoding threonine aldolase family protein produces MTDKSQQFASDNYSGICPEAWAAMEQANHGHQRAYGDDEWTHRAADGFRNLFESDCEVFFAFNGTAANSLALSSLCQSYHSVICSETAHVETDECGAPEFFSNGSKLLTARTENGKLTPESIREIALKRQDIHYPKPRVVTLTQATEVGSVYTPEEIRAISATCKELGLNLHMDGARFSNACAFLGCSPADLTWKAGVDVLCFGGTKNGMAVGEAILFFNHKLAEDFDYRCKQAGQLASKMRFLSAPWVGLLENDAWLKHARHANHCAQLLSSLVSDIPGVELMFPVQANGVFLQLSEPAIAALTAKGWRFYTFIGKGGARFMCAWDTEEERVRELAADIRTVMGA; encoded by the coding sequence ATGACCGACAAGAGCCAACAATTTGCCAGTGACAACTATTCCGGCATCTGTCCGGAAGCCTGGGCCGCCATGGAACAAGCCAACCACGGCCATCAACGCGCCTACGGCGATGATGAATGGACCCACCGTGCCGCTGACGGTTTCCGCAATCTGTTCGAGAGCGACTGCGAGGTATTCTTTGCCTTCAACGGTACGGCAGCCAACTCCCTGGCGCTGTCCTCGCTGTGCCAGAGCTACCATAGCGTGATTTGCTCGGAGACCGCCCACGTCGAGACCGACGAATGCGGCGCACCGGAGTTTTTCTCCAACGGTTCCAAGCTGCTCACCGCCCGCACTGAAAACGGCAAGCTGACTCCGGAATCGATCCGCGAGATCGCCCTCAAGCGCCAGGACATCCACTACCCCAAGCCGCGCGTGGTCACCCTGACCCAGGCCACCGAAGTCGGCAGCGTCTACACCCCGGAAGAAATCCGCGCCATCAGCGCCACCTGCAAGGAACTGGGCCTGAACCTGCACATGGACGGCGCGCGCTTCTCCAACGCCTGTGCGTTCCTCGGTTGCTCACCGGCTGACCTGACCTGGAAAGCCGGTGTGGACGTGCTGTGCTTTGGCGGTACCAAGAACGGCATGGCAGTGGGTGAAGCCATCCTGTTCTTCAACCACAAGCTGGCTGAAGACTTCGATTACCGCTGCAAGCAGGCTGGCCAGCTGGCGTCGAAGATGCGCTTTTTGTCGGCCCCCTGGGTGGGCCTGCTGGAAAACGATGCCTGGCTCAAGCATGCACGCCATGCCAATCACTGTGCGCAACTGCTGAGCAGCCTGGTATCGGACATCCCCGGCGTGGAACTGATGTTCCCGGTACAGGCCAACGGCGTGTTCCTGCAGCTCTCGGAACCGGCCATTGCGGCGTTGACGGCCAAGGGCTGGCGCTTCTACACCTTCATCGGCAAAGGTGGTGCGCGCTTCATGTGTGCGTGGGATACCGAGGAGGAGCGTGTAAGAGAATTGGCTGCGGATATTCGGACAGTGATGGGCGCGTAA
- a CDS encoding TraX family protein, which yields MHGTVTAPVGRVRDGALDLLKWLALLSMVLDHLRYVGLSLDGLYVPGRLAFPWFCLAIAANVHRLRSAPVTGHWRYLGWLLLFSVISEVPYRMFIDDADTLNVLPTLALGLLVARGWQQKALVDRGLALIAVTMAAVFSTQLMFGFFGVLLPLAMLLVFRRPWYFSVLPGLVCVAANQWQILLNSGTPVALLGLATCLIAPLAGLVLLRHARSASPPAMRRWAYTLYPLHFLLLLLVRQITA from the coding sequence ATGCACGGTACTGTAACGGCTCCTGTAGGACGCGTCCGCGATGGCGCATTGGACTTGCTCAAGTGGCTGGCGTTGCTGAGCATGGTGCTGGACCACCTGCGCTACGTCGGGTTAAGCCTGGATGGCCTGTATGTGCCGGGGCGCCTGGCGTTCCCATGGTTTTGCCTGGCCATTGCGGCCAATGTGCATCGGCTCCGGAGCGCTCCGGTGACCGGTCATTGGCGCTACCTGGGTTGGTTGCTACTGTTTAGCGTGATCAGCGAAGTGCCGTATCGAATGTTTATCGATGATGCCGATACATTGAACGTGTTACCGACCCTGGCGCTGGGCCTGTTGGTTGCCCGAGGTTGGCAGCAGAAGGCGTTGGTTGATCGAGGATTGGCGCTGATCGCCGTTACAATGGCGGCTGTATTTTCAACTCAGTTGATGTTCGGTTTCTTTGGTGTATTGCTGCCGCTGGCGATGTTGCTGGTGTTTCGCAGGCCCTGGTATTTCAGCGTGCTGCCGGGACTAGTGTGCGTAGCGGCTAATCAATGGCAGATTTTGCTCAATAGCGGTACGCCGGTGGCGCTGCTGGGCCTGGCGACATGTCTGATTGCGCCATTGGCGGGCTTGGTCTTATTGCGACACGCCCGCAGCGCCTCACCGCCAGCCATGCGCCGCTGGGCCTACACCCTCTATCCGCTGCACTTCCTCCTGTTGCTACTCGTCCGTCAGATCACCGCCTAA
- a CDS encoding sarcosine oxidase subunit gamma, whose translation MTAANVYQQRPTTGAKAESSLHHADLASLVGKGRKNAGVTVREKKLLGHLTLRGDAHDPAFAAGVHQAVGIELPGALSVIVNGQTSLQWLGPDEWLLIVPGGEEFAAEQNLRAALGDLHIQVVNVSGGQQLLELSGPNVRDVLMKSTSYDVHPNNFPVGKAVGTVFAKSQLVIRHTAEDTWELVIRRSFSDYWWLWLQDASAEFGLSVQA comes from the coding sequence ATGACAGCAGCCAACGTTTACCAACAACGCCCCACCACCGGTGCCAAGGCCGAGTCGTCGCTGCACCATGCCGACCTCGCCAGCCTGGTCGGCAAGGGTCGCAAGAACGCCGGCGTGACCGTGCGCGAAAAGAAACTCCTCGGCCACCTGACCCTGCGTGGCGACGCCCATGACCCAGCGTTTGCCGCCGGTGTGCACCAGGCCGTCGGCATCGAGCTGCCCGGCGCCTTGAGCGTGATCGTCAACGGCCAAACCAGTCTGCAATGGCTCGGTCCGGATGAGTGGTTGCTGATCGTGCCAGGCGGTGAAGAGTTCGCCGCCGAACAAAACCTGCGTGCCGCCCTGGGTGACCTGCATATCCAGGTTGTCAATGTCAGCGGCGGCCAGCAGCTCCTTGAGCTCAGCGGCCCTAACGTGCGCGACGTGCTGATGAAGTCCACCAGCTACGACGTACACCCCAACAACTTCCCGGTGGGCAAAGCGGTGGGCACGGTGTTCGCCAAGTCGCAACTGGTGATCCGCCATACCGCTGAAGACACTTGGGAGCTGGTGATTCGTCGCAGCTTCTCGGATTACTGGTGGTTGTGGTTGCAGGATGCCTCGGCCGAGTTCGGCCTGAGCGTTCAAGCCTGA
- the fdhA gene encoding formaldehyde dehydrogenase, glutathione-independent — MSGNRGVVYLGNGKVEVQKIDYPKMQDPRGRKIEHGVILRVVSTNICGSDQHMVRGRTTAQTGLVLGHEITGEVIEKGSDVENLKIGDLVSVPFNVACGRCRSCKEQHTGVCLTVNPARAGGAYGYVDMGDWTGGQAEYVLVPYADFNLLKLPDRDKAMEKIRDLTCLSDILPTGYHGAVTAGVGPGSTVYIAGAGPVGLAAAASARLLGAAVVIIGDVNSIRLAHAKAQGFEIVDLSTDTPLHEQIAALLGEPEVDCAVDCVGFEARGHGHDGVKAEAPATVLNSLMGVVRVAGKIGIPGLYVTEDPGAVDAAAKMGSLSIRFGLGWAKSHSFHTGQTPVMKYNRQLMQAIMWDRINIAEIVGVQVISLDDAPRGYGEFDAGVPKKFVIDPHKLFSAA, encoded by the coding sequence ATGTCTGGTAATCGTGGTGTCGTGTATCTCGGCAACGGCAAGGTCGAAGTACAGAAAATCGACTATCCCAAAATGCAGGACCCCCGTGGCAGGAAGATTGAGCACGGCGTCATCCTGCGCGTGGTTTCCACCAACATCTGCGGCTCTGACCAACACATGGTGCGCGGCCGCACCACTGCCCAGACCGGCCTTGTACTCGGGCACGAGATCACTGGCGAAGTGATCGAGAAGGGCAGCGACGTCGAGAACCTGAAGATCGGCGACCTGGTTTCCGTACCGTTCAACGTGGCGTGTGGCCGCTGCCGCTCCTGCAAGGAACAGCACACCGGCGTATGCCTGACCGTCAACCCGGCCCGTGCCGGTGGCGCCTACGGCTATGTAGACATGGGCGACTGGACGGGCGGCCAGGCCGAATACGTGCTGGTGCCGTATGCCGACTTCAACCTGCTCAAACTGCCCGACCGCGACAAGGCCATGGAGAAAATCCGTGACCTGACCTGCCTCTCTGACATTTTGCCCACCGGTTATCACGGCGCCGTCACTGCCGGCGTTGGCCCAGGCAGCACCGTATACATTGCCGGTGCCGGCCCGGTCGGCCTGGCGGCTGCCGCCTCTGCTCGCCTGCTCGGCGCGGCGGTGGTGATCATTGGCGACGTCAACTCGATCCGCTTGGCACACGCCAAGGCCCAGGGCTTCGAGATTGTCGACCTGTCCACCGATACACCGTTGCACGAACAAATCGCCGCACTGCTGGGCGAGCCGGAAGTGGACTGCGCTGTCGACTGCGTGGGCTTTGAGGCCCGCGGCCATGGTCACGACGGCGTCAAGGCCGAAGCTCCGGCCACCGTGCTCAACTCACTGATGGGCGTGGTACGTGTGGCAGGCAAAATCGGTATTCCCGGCCTGTATGTGACCGAGGACCCGGGTGCTGTGGATGCCGCTGCGAAAATGGGCAGCCTGAGCATTCGCTTTGGCCTGGGCTGGGCCAAATCCCACAGCTTCCACACGGGGCAGACGCCGGTGATGAAGTACAACCGCCAGCTGATGCAGGCGATCATGTGGGACCGGATCAACATTGCCGAGATCGTTGGCGTACAGGTGATCAGTCTGGACGATGCGCCACGTGGGTATGGCGAGTTCGATGCGGGTGTGCCGAAGAAGTTTGTGATTGATCCGCATAAGTTGTTCAGTGCGGCGTAA
- a CDS encoding sarcosine oxidase subunit alpha gives MSQINRLSNGGRIDRNKVLTFSFNGQTYKGFEGDTLAAALLANGVDIIGRSFKYSRPRGIFAAGAEEPNAVLQIGATEATQIPNVRATQQALYQGLVATSTNGWPSVNNDMMGILGKVGGKLMPPGFYYKTFMYPQSFWMTYEKYIRKAAGLGRSPTENDPDTYDNFNRHCDVLIVGAGPAGLAAALAAARSGARVIIADEQEEFGGSLLDSRESLDGKPATEWVASVIAELKALPDVVLLPRATVNGYHDHNFLTIHERLTDHLGDRAPIGVVRQRIHRVRAKRVVLATGACERPLVYGNNDVPGNMLAGAVSTYVRRYGVAPGKKLVLSTNNDHAYRVALDWFDAGLQVVAVADARHNPRGALVEEARAKGIRILTGSAVIEARGSKHVTGVRVAAIDVKAHKVTSPGEWLDCDLVASSGGYSPVVHLASHLGGKPTWREDILGFVPGEAPQKRVCVGGINGVYGLGDSLADGFEGGVRAASEAGFAPVEGTLPKALSRLEEPTLALFQVPHEKATARAPKQFVDLQNDVTAAAIELATREGFESVEHVKRYTALGFGTDQGKLGNVNGLAIAARSLNVTIPQMGTTMFRPNYTPVTFGAIAGRHCGHIFEPVRYTALHAWHVKNGAEFEDVGQWKRPWYFPRNGEDLHAAVKRECLAVRDSVGLLDASTLGKIDIQGPDAREFLNRIYSNAWTKLDVGKARYGLMCKEDGMVFDDGVTACLADNHFLMTTTTGGAARVLQWLEIYQQTEWPDLKVYFTSVTDHWATMTLSGPNSRKLLSEVTDIDLDKDGFPFMTWKEGLVGGVPARVFRISFTGELSYEINVQADYAMGVLEQIVEAGKKYNLTPYGTETMHVLRAEKGFIIVGQDTDGSMTPDDLNMGWCVGRTKPFSWIGWRGMNREDCVREERKQLVGLKPIDPNVWLPEGAQLVFDPKQTIPMKMVGHVTSSYAHNSLGYSFAMGVVKGGLKRIGERVFSPQADGSVIEAEIVPSVFFDPKGDRQNI, from the coding sequence ATGAGCCAGATCAATCGCCTGTCCAACGGTGGCCGGATCGACCGCAATAAAGTCCTGACTTTCAGTTTCAACGGCCAGACTTACAAAGGCTTTGAAGGCGATACCCTGGCCGCCGCGTTGCTGGCCAACGGCGTCGACATCATCGGTCGCAGCTTCAAGTATTCGCGCCCACGGGGCATCTTCGCCGCTGGCGCCGAAGAGCCGAACGCAGTGCTGCAGATCGGCGCCACCGAAGCCACCCAGATTCCCAACGTGCGTGCTACCCAGCAGGCGCTTTACCAGGGTTTGGTCGCCACCAGCACCAACGGCTGGCCGAGCGTCAACAACGACATGATGGGGATTCTCGGCAAGGTCGGCGGCAAGCTGATGCCGCCGGGTTTCTATTACAAAACCTTCATGTACCCGCAGTCGTTCTGGATGACCTACGAGAAGTACATCCGTAAAGCCGCCGGTCTTGGCCGCTCGCCGACCGAGAATGATCCGGACACCTACGACAACTTCAACCGTCACTGCGACGTGCTGATCGTCGGCGCAGGCCCTGCTGGCCTCGCCGCTGCACTGGCCGCCGCCCGCAGTGGTGCGCGGGTGATCATTGCCGATGAGCAGGAAGAGTTCGGCGGGTCTTTGCTCGACTCCCGCGAAAGCCTCGACGGCAAGCCGGCCACCGAATGGGTTGCCAGCGTGATCGCTGAACTCAAAGCCCTGCCGGACGTGGTGCTGCTGCCCCGCGCCACCGTCAACGGTTACCACGACCATAACTTCCTGACTATCCACGAGCGCCTTACCGATCATCTCGGCGACCGTGCGCCGATTGGTGTGGTACGCCAGCGTATCCACCGCGTACGTGCCAAGCGCGTGGTACTGGCGACGGGTGCGTGCGAGCGTCCATTGGTGTACGGCAATAACGACGTGCCGGGCAATATGCTCGCCGGTGCGGTTTCTACCTACGTGCGTCGCTACGGCGTGGCACCGGGTAAAAAGCTGGTGCTGTCGACCAACAACGACCACGCCTACCGCGTAGCACTGGACTGGTTCGATGCCGGTCTGCAAGTCGTCGCCGTGGCCGATGCACGCCACAACCCCCGCGGCGCCCTGGTTGAAGAGGCCCGTGCCAAAGGCATTCGCATCCTCACCGGCAGCGCCGTGATCGAAGCCCGTGGCAGCAAGCATGTGACCGGTGTGCGCGTCGCCGCCATCGATGTCAAAGCGCATAAAGTCACCAGCCCAGGCGAATGGCTGGACTGCGACCTGGTGGCCAGTTCCGGCGGCTACAGCCCGGTGGTTCACTTGGCCTCGCACTTGGGTGGCAAGCCGACCTGGCGCGAAGACATCCTCGGTTTCGTCCCGGGTGAAGCACCACAGAAACGCGTATGCGTCGGCGGCATCAACGGCGTCTATGGGCTTGGCGATTCCCTGGCCGATGGTTTTGAAGGCGGCGTGCGCGCCGCCAGCGAAGCCGGTTTTGCGCCGGTGGAAGGTACGCTGCCAAAGGCCTTGAGCCGTCTGGAAGAACCGACCCTTGCGCTGTTCCAGGTGCCCCACGAGAAAGCTACCGCACGGGCGCCAAAGCAATTTGTCGACCTGCAAAATGACGTCACCGCTGCTGCCATCGAACTGGCCACTCGCGAAGGTTTCGAGTCGGTGGAACACGTCAAGCGCTACACCGCACTGGGCTTCGGCACCGACCAGGGCAAGCTCGGTAACGTCAACGGCCTGGCTATCGCGGCGCGCTCGCTGAACGTGACCATCCCGCAGATGGGCACCACTATGTTCCGCCCCAACTACACGCCAGTGACCTTCGGTGCGATAGCGGGACGTCACTGTGGGCACATCTTCGAACCGGTGCGCTACACCGCCTTGCACGCCTGGCACGTGAAGAATGGCGCTGAATTTGAAGACGTCGGCCAGTGGAAACGCCCTTGGTATTTCCCGCGCAACGGTGAAGACCTGCATGCCGCCGTTAAACGCGAATGCCTGGCGGTGCGCGACAGCGTCGGCCTGCTGGATGCCTCCACCCTCGGCAAGATCGATATCCAGGGCCCGGACGCGCGCGAGTTCCTCAATCGCATCTACAGCAATGCCTGGACCAAGCTCGACGTGGGCAAGGCGCGCTATGGCCTGATGTGCAAGGAAGACGGCATGGTCTTCGACGACGGCGTCACTGCCTGCCTGGCCGACAACCACTTCCTGATGACCACCACCACCGGCGGCGCGGCGCGCGTTCTCCAGTGGCTGGAAATCTACCAACAGACCGAATGGCCGGACCTCAAGGTGTACTTCACCTCGGTCACCGACCACTGGGCGACCATGACCCTGTCCGGTCCCAACAGCCGCAAGCTGCTGAGTGAAGTGACCGACATCGACCTGGACAAGGACGGCTTCCCGTTCATGACCTGGAAGGAAGGCCTGGTCGGCGGCGTACCGGCGCGGGTATTCCGTATCTCCTTTACCGGTGAGCTGTCGTACGAAATCAACGTGCAGGCCGACTACGCCATGGGCGTGCTGGAACAGATCGTCGAGGCGGGCAAGAAATACAACTTGACCCCGTACGGCACCGAGACCATGCACGTGTTGCGTGCCGAGAAGGGCTTCATCATCGTTGGGCAGGACACCGACGGCTCGATGACCCCGGACGACCTGAACATGGGCTGGTGCGTGGGCCGTACCAAACCGTTCTCGTGGATCGGCTGGCGTGGCATGAACCGCGAAGACTGCGTGCGTGAAGAGCGCAAGCAACTGGTGGGCTTGAAGCCGATTGATCCGAACGTGTGGCTGCCGGAAGGCGCGCAGCTGGTGTTCGATCCGAAGCAGACGATCCCGATGAAGATGGTCGGTCATGTCACTTCAAGCTATGCGCACAACTCCCTGGGTTATTCGTTCGCCATGGGTGTGGTGAAGGGCGGCTTGAAGCGCATCGGCGAGCGGGTGTTCTCACCGCAGGCCGATGGCAGCGTGATCGAGGCGGAAATTGTGCCTTCGGTGTTCTTCGATCCGAAAGGTGATCGCCAGAACATCTGA
- the purU gene encoding formyltetrahydrofolate deformylase, which yields MSRAPDTWILTADCPSVLGTVDAVTRYLFEQGCYVTEHHSFDDRLSGRFFIRVEFRQPDGFDEQAFRDGLATRGEAFGMIFELTAPNYRPKVVIMVSKADHCLNDLLYRQRIGQLSMDVVAVVSNHPDLKPLADWHQIPYYHFPLDPNDKPSQERQVWQVVEDTGAELVILARYMQVLSPELCRKLDGKAINIHHSLLPGFKGAKPYHQAYNKGVKLVGATAHYINNDLDEGPIIAQGVEVVDHSHYPEDLIAKGRDIEGLTLARAVGYHIERRVFLNANRTVVL from the coding sequence ATGAGCCGCGCACCCGATACATGGATTTTGACCGCCGACTGCCCCAGCGTGCTCGGCACGGTGGACGCGGTCACCCGCTACCTGTTCGAGCAGGGTTGCTACGTCACTGAACACCATTCGTTCGATGATCGCCTCTCGGGCCGGTTTTTTATTCGCGTCGAATTCCGCCAACCGGACGGTTTCGACGAGCAGGCGTTTCGCGACGGCCTGGCGACACGCGGTGAAGCCTTCGGCATGATCTTCGAGCTGACCGCGCCGAACTACCGGCCGAAAGTGGTGATCATGGTCTCCAAGGCCGATCACTGCCTCAATGACCTGCTCTATCGCCAGCGCATCGGGCAACTGTCGATGGACGTGGTCGCGGTAGTGTCCAACCATCCCGATCTCAAGCCGCTGGCCGACTGGCACCAGATTCCCTACTACCATTTTCCGCTGGACCCCAACGACAAACCATCCCAGGAGCGTCAGGTGTGGCAGGTGGTGGAAGACACCGGCGCCGAGCTGGTCATCCTTGCGCGTTACATGCAGGTGCTGTCGCCGGAACTGTGCCGCAAGCTGGATGGCAAGGCCATCAATATCCATCACTCGTTGCTGCCGGGTTTCAAGGGCGCCAAGCCCTATCACCAGGCGTACAACAAGGGTGTGAAACTGGTGGGCGCGACGGCGCATTACATCAATAACGATTTGGATGAAGGCCCGATCATCGCCCAGGGGGTGGAAGTGGTGGACCATAGCCACTACCCCGAGGACTTGATTGCCAAGGGGCGGGATATAGAAGGGCTGACCTTGGCCCGGGCAGTGGGGTATCACATTGAGCGGCGGGTGTTTTTGAATGCCAATCGGACGGTGGTGCTCTGA
- a CDS encoding anti-sigma factor domain-containing protein, with translation MTAIQPQVIEQKPPFWSRPRLFIGACVVVVAGIGGALYTQDSVKSAATLVTTTQQPAAQIMAHKDYLEVQPIASTAPAPDQSLELWAIPEGGTPISLGLLPEDGKGIIGLNPRQQESISKPVELMVSAETKGGSVSKQPTGPTVYQGALATR, from the coding sequence ATGACTGCGATCCAACCCCAAGTGATTGAGCAAAAGCCTCCATTCTGGAGCCGCCCACGCCTGTTCATCGGCGCCTGTGTGGTGGTGGTTGCCGGTATCGGCGGCGCTCTCTACACCCAGGACAGCGTCAAATCTGCGGCGACGTTGGTGACCACTACCCAACAGCCGGCTGCCCAGATCATGGCTCACAAGGATTACCTGGAAGTGCAGCCGATTGCCTCCACGGCGCCAGCACCGGACCAGAGCCTGGAGCTGTGGGCCATTCCTGAAGGCGGCACGCCTATTTCGCTAGGACTGCTGCCGGAAGATGGCAAGGGCATCATTGGCCTTAACCCGCGCCAGCAGGAATCGATCAGCAAGCCGGTAGAGTTGATGGTGAGTGCGGAGACCAAGGGTGGCTCGGTGAGCAAACAGCCGACAGGCCCGACTGTCTACCAAGGCGCGCTGGCCACACGCTGA
- a CDS encoding sarcosine oxidase subunit beta, which yields MQRYSGFGLFKHSLSHHENWQKMWRTPTPKKVYDVVIVGGGGHGLATAYYLAKEHGITNVAVVEKGWLGGGNTARNTTIVRSNYLWDESAHLYEHAMKLWEGLSQDLNYNVMFSQRGVYNLCHTLQDIRDSERRVSANRLNGVDGELLNAKQVADEIPYLDCSKNTRYPVLGATVQRRGGVARHDAVAWGFARAADALGVDLIQQTEVIGFRKENGVCIGVETNKGFIGAKRVGVVTAGNSGHMASLAGFRLPIESHPLQALVSEPIKPIIDSVIMSNAVHGYISQSDKGDLVIGAGIDGYNGYGQRGSYPVIEHTIQAIVEMFPVLSRVRMNRQWGGIVDTTPDACPIISKTPVPNMFFNCGWGTGGFKATPGSGNVFAASLAKGEMHPLAAPFSIDRFHNGALIDEHGAAAVAH from the coding sequence ATGCAACGCTACTCAGGCTTCGGCCTCTTCAAGCACTCCCTCAGCCATCACGAAAACTGGCAGAAAATGTGGCGCACGCCGACGCCTAAAAAGGTCTACGACGTGGTCATCGTCGGCGGCGGCGGGCATGGTCTGGCGACCGCCTACTACCTGGCCAAGGAGCACGGCATCACCAACGTGGCCGTGGTCGAGAAAGGCTGGCTGGGCGGCGGTAACACCGCGCGCAACACCACCATCGTGCGTTCCAACTACCTGTGGGACGAGTCGGCGCACCTGTACGAACATGCGATGAAGCTCTGGGAAGGCTTGTCGCAGGACCTGAACTACAACGTGATGTTCTCCCAGCGCGGCGTCTACAACCTGTGCCATACCCTGCAAGACATCCGTGATTCCGAGCGTCGCGTCAGCGCCAACCGCCTCAACGGCGTGGACGGCGAGCTGCTGAATGCCAAGCAGGTGGCGGATGAGATTCCGTATCTGGACTGCTCGAAAAACACCCGCTATCCCGTCCTGGGCGCCACCGTGCAACGGCGCGGCGGCGTGGCCCGTCACGATGCCGTGGCCTGGGGCTTCGCCCGTGCCGCCGATGCCCTGGGCGTGGACTTGATCCAGCAGACCGAAGTGATTGGTTTCCGCAAGGAAAACGGTGTGTGCATCGGTGTGGAAACCAACAAGGGTTTTATCGGCGCCAAACGCGTCGGTGTGGTCACCGCCGGTAACTCAGGGCACATGGCCTCGCTTGCCGGCTTCCGCCTGCCGATCGAATCACATCCGTTGCAAGCCTTGGTGTCGGAGCCGATCAAGCCGATTATCGATAGCGTGATCATGTCCAACGCCGTGCACGGTTACATCAGTCAGTCCGACAAGGGCGACCTGGTGATCGGCGCCGGTATCGACGGCTACAACGGCTACGGCCAGCGCGGCTCGTACCCGGTGATCGAGCACACCATTCAGGCCATCGTCGAGATGTTCCCGGTGCTGTCGCGAGTGCGCATGAACCGCCAGTGGGGCGGCATCGTCGACACCACGCCGGACGCCTGCCCGATCATCTCCAAGACCCCGGTACCGAACATGTTCTTCAACTGCGGCTGGGGCACCGGTGGCTTCAAGGCCACCCCGGGTTCAGGCAACGTATTTGCCGCAAGCCTGGCCAAGGGTGAAATGCACCCGCTGGCCGCCCCCTTTTCCATCGACCGTTTCCACAACGGTGCGCTGATCGACGAACACGGCGCTGCGGCCGTCGCCCACTAA
- the glyA gene encoding serine hydroxymethyltransferase — MFSKQDQIQGYDDALLAAMNAEEQRQEDHIELIASENYTSKRVMQAQGSGLTNKYAEGYPGKRYYGGCEHVDKVEALAIERAKQLFGADYANVQPHSGSSANSAVYLALLNAGDTILGMSLAHGGHLTHGAKVSSSGKLYNAVQYGINTDTGLIDYDEVERLAVEHKPKMVVAGFSAYSKTLDFPRFRAIADKVGALLFVDMAHVAGLVAAGLYPNPLPYADVVTTTTHKTLRGPRGGLILAKANEEIEKKLNAAVFPGAQGGPLMHVIAGKAVCFKEAQEPGFKAYQQQVIDNAQAMAGVFIKRGYDVVSGGTDNHLFLVSLIRQGLTGKEADAALGRAHITVNKNAVPNDPQSPFVTSGLRIGTPAVTTRGFKVPQCIELAGWICDILDNLGDADVEANVAKHVSALCADFPVYR; from the coding sequence ATGTTCAGCAAACAAGACCAGATCCAGGGATATGACGACGCACTGTTGGCGGCGATGAATGCCGAAGAGCAGCGTCAGGAAGACCATATCGAGCTGATCGCGTCGGAGAACTACACCAGCAAGCGCGTCATGCAAGCCCAGGGCAGCGGCCTGACCAACAAATACGCCGAAGGCTACCCTGGCAAGCGCTACTACGGCGGCTGCGAACATGTGGACAAGGTCGAGGCCCTGGCCATCGAACGCGCCAAGCAACTGTTCGGTGCCGATTACGCCAACGTGCAACCGCACTCAGGCTCCTCGGCCAACAGTGCGGTGTACCTGGCGCTGCTGAACGCCGGTGACACCATCCTTGGGATGAGCCTGGCCCACGGCGGTCACCTGACTCACGGCGCCAAGGTGTCGTCCTCGGGCAAGCTGTACAACGCGGTGCAATACGGCATCAACACCGACACTGGCCTGATCGACTACGACGAAGTCGAGCGCCTGGCGGTGGAGCACAAGCCGAAGATGGTGGTGGCCGGGTTCTCTGCCTATTCCAAGACCCTGGATTTCCCACGTTTCCGTGCCATCGCCGACAAGGTCGGTGCGCTGCTGTTCGTCGACATGGCTCACGTCGCCGGCCTGGTCGCTGCCGGCCTGTACCCGAACCCGCTGCCCTACGCCGATGTGGTCACCACCACCACCCACAAGACCCTGCGCGGTCCGCGTGGTGGCCTGATCCTGGCCAAGGCCAACGAAGAGATCGAAAAGAAACTCAACGCCGCGGTATTCCCTGGTGCCCAGGGTGGCCCGCTGATGCACGTGATCGCCGGCAAGGCGGTGTGTTTCAAGGAAGCCCAGGAACCCGGTTTCAAGGCTTACCAGCAGCAAGTGATCGACAATGCCCAGGCCATGGCCGGCGTGTTCATCAAGCGCGGGTATGACGTAGTCTCCGGTGGTACCGACAACCACCTGTTCCTGGTCAGCCTGATACGCCAGGGCCTCACCGGTAAAGAGGCGGACGCCGCCCTCGGTCGCGCCCACATCACCGTTAACAAGAACGCAGTGCCGAACGACCCGCAATCGCCGTTCGTGACCTCGGGCCTGCGTATCGGCACCCCGGCGGTAACCACCCGTGGTTTCAAAGTGCCGCAATGCATTGAGTTGGCCGGCTGGATCTGCGACATCCTCGACAACCTCGGTGACGCCGATGTCGAGGCCAACGTGGCCAAGCATGTGTCTGCCCTGTGCGCTGATTTCCCGGTTTATCGCTGA
- a CDS encoding sarcosine oxidase subunit delta: MLHIFCPHCGELRSEEEFHASGQAHIPRPLDPNACTDEEWGDYMFFRDNPRGLHHELWIHAAGCRQYFNATRDTVTYEILETYKIGEKPQFTAKASGEKV, translated from the coding sequence ATGTTGCATATCTTCTGTCCTCACTGTGGCGAACTGCGCTCCGAAGAGGAATTTCATGCGTCCGGCCAAGCGCATATCCCGCGCCCGCTGGACCCGAATGCCTGCACCGATGAAGAGTGGGGCGACTACATGTTCTTCCGCGACAACCCCCGTGGCCTGCACCACGAGCTGTGGATCCATGCCGCCGGTTGCCGCCAGTACTTCAACGCCACCCGCGACACCGTCACCTACGAAATTCTTGAAACCTACAAGATTGGCGAAAAACCCCAGTTCACCGCCAAGGCTTCTGGAGAGAAGGTATGA